GATTGCACtgtcaatttctttttctgatAATTGTGTATACcttattcttcttcctttgaCTTCTTCCCaattattgttgaataaTTGTAATCTTAAGAACGAAACCAAAGGCTCTTCCCTATCATTTGGTGCATACACAATGGTGGAGACAACCATGTGTAACTGCTCATCCGGCAACCAAGTGGAAGATCCTGATTTTTTATACCAGTGGGATATATCACTGAGAAAAGTTCCGTCATTTGCCCTGGGATCAACTGCTTTGACCAAGTTTGCGTATCTTGAATTTAATAGCCATTTACGGActtcaatcaaatcatcgTCTAGGGAAAGAGGCTCTGAGTATACAATCTTCCTATCATCGGATGTAGGATTATACGTGGTGTCTTTGCAGGTCAAATCGGCATAATAATCTTGATTCGTTTTGAGAAACTGGGTACCAAGAAATCCAACAAGGTTGGACGATGGTGTGTATTCTCTATCCATTAGCTTGTTGGTTAAGATGTctattttctcattttcaaccttcGAACTATCAGAAAGCTGAGAATCCTCATTAATTGGCTTCATGTTCATTTTGTTCAACGCCTTGTTGACTTTCTTGATGTCTATAACATCGGGTTGGTCAAAATCGCCCGAGTCGGGATTAAATTCCGCCttcaagttgttgttgcCTTCGTATATACTATTCTGTTTTGGATTTAGAATCGAATCGATATATTCGTTCTTCTCCTCAGCTGTAATTTCGCCTGaccatttttcaatttgagaaacagGCCAGAAATGGTAAGCCAGTGCAAtaagagaaacaaaaaccaCGTATCGGATTAGTCTACGAGTATTAAGTATAGCCATCACAGTGGTTCGGTAAAGGTTGCTCTGTTTTGTCTATAACAAAGATCAAATCAACTTATGAATATAAGTGAAGTGtttatacaaatacaaaatttCCGAAAAGGATACGAAAATGTGGAAATCTTCGCTCAAGGTGTCATTGCATCTACATaatatttacaaaaaacACATTTTTCTCTCACGTGCAACTTGTAAAACATGTGCACATTGGATTGGGGCCAGATTACTGGAAACGTTTGTCCATATACTTGAGGCCGGCATAGCTATCTAATTTAAACGTATAGGTATAACTTCGAAACTTCCAAGGCCTAAATAAAGAGACTATAGAAAATCCCATCATGTTTGGTCACGTGCCTTATTTCAAAGAGGCACTTCAAAAGGAGGGCATTCTGAGAAAAAACCTGATGATAGTACACTTCTGTGGAGAAACATGGTGTCTTTGTCGACTGTGTATTCTCTGAATCACCAAACTTTGGATCTTGCTCTCCAGCCGTTGCTATGTCCCAGAAAAGTACACTTTCAGAGGCATCTTTTAGCCCAAGAGAGACAGCTACAGCGCCCCTCGAAGATGATGTCATGGCTGCCAACACTGCAAACCCTTACTTCACCAAACCATACTACCCAGCAACTATAGGAAACCCGTTAGGCGTGTCAATACCTGTAACACGCAGCTCCTGTTTGCCCCGTAATAAGAAAGTGCTCGttgcaaacaaaaatgtAGAGAATAACGCCGTTGCCGTCGAAAAGCCGTCTAGAAAATGCTACATATCGGAGATGAAAGACGTTGTTTCGGGTGATGTGCAACATGTGAAAGACATGACACACAAGCGGATACTACAAAAAGATACACGCAAAGCAGGTCCCCAAACAAGGCATAATGTAGGAAGAGGTAGTGATCTTGAGAAGGTTTTTGACCCTCTTCCAAATGTACCACCCCCATCATTGGCAGGCGCAAATAACACCAACTCATCAAGAGTAAATGTCCCTATTTCAACAGACATTATTGACAGCCTCCAAAGCAGCAATCAACCGAGTCCTATAGCCCCTCAATTAATTCGTAGTGGGGTGCATTATATAACCAGTGAAGAAAGAGCGCAAAGGGACAGACAGGTTGTACATGCGTTGAATGTGATTTCACAATCAATGGAACCAGCAGTTCGAACTGTAGACGCTGTGAGAGAGCATATCTTGAAATGCTGTCACCCTGAAGAAGGTGCCAAGCCAACTAAGGTCCAAGAACTTGTCAGTTTCCTGTTGGGCATCCCATTTGCAGTTGTACGGTGTCTTTGGAACTTTGTAGCACTCCAGGCATACTTGATATTCAACTTAACACTAATTTTTGGGCTTTTTTTGGGGTTTCCAATTCATCTGGGGTTGTTTATCATTGGtatgtttttattttggcTAAAGATCATATATGATGTCATTCAGGATATCATGCATAGGGATGATCCTTTATACCAATCGAACTTGTCTGCAGATGCTACAGTAGGTACTTTATTGAGTGCATCAGTGGCAATTTACTATACCTATAGTGAACAACGACAGAAAACTTTTGGTGTAGTGTGGGCAAATGATAATCCTAAATAGTATGTGCTGGTGGCATGTACgtcattttcaaagttgCTAGTTAATTAACGTGTGTAGTAGAAATCGCttacatgtttttttttccggATATAAAACATCAACGGTTCAGAATTTAcgtgttttttttctttgtatttAAATCCGATATCAGTA
The window above is part of the Pichia kudriavzevii chromosome 1, complete sequence genome. Proteins encoded here:
- a CDS encoding uncharacterized protein (PKUD0A04820), giving the protein MSQKSTLSEASFSPRETATAPLEDDVMAANTANPYFTKPYYPATIGNPLGVSIPVTRSSCLPRNKKVLVANKNVENNAVAVEKPSRKCYISEMKDVVSGDVQHVKDMTHKRILQKDTRKAGPQTRHNVGRGSDLEKVFDPLPNVPPPSLAGANNTNSSRVNVPISTDIIDSLQSSNQPSPIAPQLIRSGVHYITSEERAQRDRQVVHALNVISQSMEPAVRTVDAVREHILKCCHPEEGAKPTKVQELVSFLLGIPFAVVRCLWNFVALQAYLIFNLTLIFGLFLGFPIHLGLFIIGMFLFWLKIIYDVIQDIMHRDDPLYQSNLSADATVGTLLSASVAIYYTYSEQRQKTFGVVWANDNPK